In Falco biarmicus isolate bFalBia1 chromosome 5, bFalBia1.pri, whole genome shotgun sequence, a single genomic region encodes these proteins:
- the TSPAN9 gene encoding tetraspanin-9 isoform X2 gives MARGCLCCLKYMMFLFNLIFWLCGCGLLGVGIWLSVSQGNFATFSPSFPSLSAANLVIAIGTVVMVTGFLGCLGAIKENKCLLLSFFIVLLIILLAELILLILFFVYMDKVSESAKKDLKEGMKLYNSENNVGLKNAWNIIQAEMKCCGVNDFTDWYPVLGENTVPDRCCTENSQDCGRNSTELVWKTGCYERVMTWFDENKHVLGSIGMCILIMQILGMAFSMTLFQQIHRTGKKYDA, from the exons TTATGTGGCTGTGGGCTGCTGGGCGTGGGCATCTGGCTGTCAGTGTCACAAGGAAACTTCGCCACGTTTTCTCCTAGCTTTCCATcactttcagctgccaacctAGTCATTGCCATTGGCACAGTCGTCATGGTcaccggctttctgggctgcctAGGTGCTATCAAGGAAAACAAGTGCCTCCTGTTGAGT TTTTTCATCGTTTTGCTGATAATTCTCCTGGCAGAGCTGATATTActcattttgttctttgtttatATGGACAAG GTCAGTGAGAGTGCAAAGAAGGATTTGAAGGAAGGTATGAAGCTGtacaattcagaaaataatgttgGACTGAAAAATGCATGGAATATCATTCAAGCAGAG ATGAAATGCTGTGGTGTGAATGACTTCACGGATTGGTACCCAGTGCTGGGAGAAAACACTGTCCCAGACCGATGTTGTACAGAAAACTCCCAAGACTGTGGACGGAACTCTACCGAACTAGTGTGGAAAACA GGATGTTATGAGAGAGTTATGACCTGGTTTGATGAGAACAAGCATGTCCTTGGTTCGATTGGGATGTGCATCCTCATAATGCAG ATTCTTGGCATGGCCTTCTCCATGACGCTCTTCCAGCAGATTCACAGGACTGGCAAAAAATATGATGCCTAA